The Hoplias malabaricus isolate fHopMal1 chromosome 9, fHopMal1.hap1, whole genome shotgun sequence genome contains a region encoding:
- the LOC136706891 gene encoding cytosolic beta-glucosidase isoform X1, with amino-acid sequence MSEIKLPVGAFPPDFAWGAATAAYQIEGGWNMDGKGPSIWDTFCHAKGKVYEDQTGDVACNSYQLWDEDLKCIQQLGLTHYRLSFSWSRLLPDGTTNCVNPKGVMYYNKVINDLIANAVTPMVTLYHFDLPQALENHGGWKSPDIADFFDSYARFCFETFGDRVKLWITVNEPYVCAKFGYEDGIFAPGLKEPGTSVYLVGHNMLRAHARAWHSYDANFRHLQGGKVSIALNSDWAVPLDPASPKDVEATARYMDFILGWFACPVFCTGDYPETMKSRIEARNLELGFSKAPRLPKFLEDEPNPLGTADFFALNYYTSRKVKDTSSHRSELSFSGDQAAEGVTDQSWPVCGVSWLAVVPEGLRKLLKYIKETYNNPAIYITENGFSQTGPVQLEDIDRCQFYQDTLQEIAKALREDGVDVRGYFAWSLLDNFEWTEGFSVRFGLFHVDCYSAELKRSIYRSGREYTAVISNHLSLSLSLSHTHTESNLNKEV; translated from the exons ATGTCTGAAATCAAATTACCCGTGGGCGCCTTTCCTCCTGATTTTGCTTGGGGAGCTGCTACAGCTGCTTACCAGATCGAAG GGGGCTGGAACATGGATGGTAAAGGTCCTAGCATATGGGACACGTTCTGTCATGCTAAGGGAAAAGTGTATGAAGATCAGACAGGAGATGTGGCCTGCAACAGCtaccagctttgggatgaggaCTTGAAGTGTATACAGCAGTTAGGCCTCACTCACTACCGTCTGTCGTTCTCTTGGTCTCGACTGCTTCCTGATGGAACCACAAACTGTGTCAACCCAAAAG GTGTAATGTACTATAACAAAGTGATTAATGACCTAATTGCTAACGCTGTTACACCCATGGTCACTCTGTACCACTTTGACCTACCTCAGGCCCTGGAGAATCATGGTGGGTGGAAGTCTCCAGACATTGCAGATTTCTTTGACTCATATGCCAGGTTCTGCTTTGAGACGTTTGGGGACCGGGTGAAGCTTTGGATTACAGTGAATGAGCCGTATGTGTGTGCTAAATTTGGGTACGAGGATGGCATTTTTGCCCCAGGACTCAAAGAGCCAGGTACCTCTGTTTACCTTGTGGGCCACAACATGCTGCGTGCCCACGCTAGAGCCTGGCACAGTTATGATGCCAATTTCAGACATCTCCAAGGAGGGAAAGTGTCTATAGCTCTTAACAGTGATTGGGCCGTGCCTTTGGACCCTGCTTCTCCCAAGGATGTAGAAGCCACAGCACGATATATGGACTTCATTCTGGGCTGGTTTGCCTGCCCTGTGTTCTGCACTGGAGACTATCCAGAGACCATGAAGTCCAGAATTGAGGCTAGGAACCTGGAACTAGGGTTCTCCAAGGCCCCTCGTTTGCCAAAGTTTCTGGAGGATGAGCCCAACCCCTTAGGCACGGCAGACTTCTTTGCATTGAACTACTACACTTCACGCAAAGTGAAGGACACCAGTTCTCATCGCAGTGAGCTCAGTTTCAGTGGAGATCAGGCAGCAGAGGGTGTAACAGATCAGTCATGGCCAGTTTGTGGGGTTTCCTGGCTAGCTGTAGTGCCAGAAGGCCTGCGCAAGTTGCTGAAATACATAAAG GAGACCTACAACAACCCTGCCATTTACATCACTGAAAACGGCTTCTCACAGACGGGACCTGTTCAACTTGAGGATATTGACCGCTGCCAGTTTTACCAGGACACCCTTCAGGAAATAGCCAAAG CTCTCAGAGAGGATGGTGTGGATGTGAGGGGGTATTTTGCTTGGTCACTCTTAGATAACTTTGAGTGGACGGAGGGCTTCAGTGTGCGATTTGGTCTCTTTCATGTGGACTGCTACAGTGCTGAGCTGAAGCGCAGCATTTACCGCTCTGGTAGAGAATACACAGCTGTCATATccaaccatctctctctctctctctctctctcacacacacacactgaatcaaACCTGAACAAAGAAGTCTGA
- the LOC136706891 gene encoding cytosolic beta-glucosidase isoform X2: protein MSEIKLPVGAFPPDFAWGAATAAYQIEGGWNMDGKGPSIWDTFCHAKGKVYEDQTGDVACNSYQLWDEDLKCIQQLGLTHYRLSFSWSRLLPDGTTNCVNPKGVMYYNKVINDLIANAVTPMVTLYHFDLPQALENHGGWKSPDIADFFDSYARFCFETFGDRVKLWITVNEPYVCAKFGYEDGIFAPGLKEPGTSVYLVGHNMLRAHARAWHSYDANFRHLQGGKVSIALNSDWAVPLDPASPKDVEATARYMDFILGWFACPVFCTGDYPETMKSRIEARNLELGFSKAPRLPKFLEDEPNPLGTADFFALNYYTSRKVKDTSSHRSELSFSGDQAAEGVTDQSWPVCGVSWLAVVPEGLRKLLKYIKETYNNPAIYITENGFSQTGPVQLEDIDRCQFYQDTLQEIAKALREDGVDVRGYFAWSLLDNFEWTEGFSVRFGLFHVDCYSAELKRSIYRSVGAEL from the exons ATGTCTGAAATCAAATTACCCGTGGGCGCCTTTCCTCCTGATTTTGCTTGGGGAGCTGCTACAGCTGCTTACCAGATCGAAG GGGGCTGGAACATGGATGGTAAAGGTCCTAGCATATGGGACACGTTCTGTCATGCTAAGGGAAAAGTGTATGAAGATCAGACAGGAGATGTGGCCTGCAACAGCtaccagctttgggatgaggaCTTGAAGTGTATACAGCAGTTAGGCCTCACTCACTACCGTCTGTCGTTCTCTTGGTCTCGACTGCTTCCTGATGGAACCACAAACTGTGTCAACCCAAAAG GTGTAATGTACTATAACAAAGTGATTAATGACCTAATTGCTAACGCTGTTACACCCATGGTCACTCTGTACCACTTTGACCTACCTCAGGCCCTGGAGAATCATGGTGGGTGGAAGTCTCCAGACATTGCAGATTTCTTTGACTCATATGCCAGGTTCTGCTTTGAGACGTTTGGGGACCGGGTGAAGCTTTGGATTACAGTGAATGAGCCGTATGTGTGTGCTAAATTTGGGTACGAGGATGGCATTTTTGCCCCAGGACTCAAAGAGCCAGGTACCTCTGTTTACCTTGTGGGCCACAACATGCTGCGTGCCCACGCTAGAGCCTGGCACAGTTATGATGCCAATTTCAGACATCTCCAAGGAGGGAAAGTGTCTATAGCTCTTAACAGTGATTGGGCCGTGCCTTTGGACCCTGCTTCTCCCAAGGATGTAGAAGCCACAGCACGATATATGGACTTCATTCTGGGCTGGTTTGCCTGCCCTGTGTTCTGCACTGGAGACTATCCAGAGACCATGAAGTCCAGAATTGAGGCTAGGAACCTGGAACTAGGGTTCTCCAAGGCCCCTCGTTTGCCAAAGTTTCTGGAGGATGAGCCCAACCCCTTAGGCACGGCAGACTTCTTTGCATTGAACTACTACACTTCACGCAAAGTGAAGGACACCAGTTCTCATCGCAGTGAGCTCAGTTTCAGTGGAGATCAGGCAGCAGAGGGTGTAACAGATCAGTCATGGCCAGTTTGTGGGGTTTCCTGGCTAGCTGTAGTGCCAGAAGGCCTGCGCAAGTTGCTGAAATACATAAAG GAGACCTACAACAACCCTGCCATTTACATCACTGAAAACGGCTTCTCACAGACGGGACCTGTTCAACTTGAGGATATTGACCGCTGCCAGTTTTACCAGGACACCCTTCAGGAAATAGCCAAAG CTCTCAGAGAGGATGGTGTGGATGTGAGGGGGTATTTTGCTTGGTCACTCTTAGATAACTTTGAGTGGACGGAGGGCTTCAGTGTGCGATTTGGTCTCTTTCATGTGGACTGCTACAGTGCTGAGCTGAAGCGCAGCATTTACCGCTCTG TAGGTGCAGAACTTTGA
- the LOC136706891 gene encoding cytosolic beta-glucosidase isoform X3 yields the protein MSEIKLPVGAFPPDFAWGAATAAYQIEGGWNMDGKGPSIWDTFCHAKGKVYEDQTGDVACNSYQLWDEDLKCIQQLGLTHYRLSFSWSRLLPDGTTNCVNPKGVMYYNKVINDLIANAVTPMVTLYHFDLPQALENHGGWKSPDIADFFDSYARFCFETFGDRVKLWITVNEPYVCAKFGYEDGIFAPGLKEPGTSVYLVGHNMLRAHARAWHSYDANFRHLQGGKVSIALNSDWAVPLDPASPKDVEATARYMDFILGWFACPVFCTGDYPETMKSRIEARNLELGFSKAPRLPKFLEDEPNPLGTADFFALNYYTSRKVKDTSSHRSELSFSGDQAAEGVTDQSWPVCGVSWLAVVPEGLRKLLKYIKETYNNPAIYITENGFSQTGPVQLEDIDRCQFYQDTLQEIAKALREDGVDVRGYFAWSLLDNFEWTEGFSVRFGLFHVDCYSAELKRSIYRSGAEL from the exons ATGTCTGAAATCAAATTACCCGTGGGCGCCTTTCCTCCTGATTTTGCTTGGGGAGCTGCTACAGCTGCTTACCAGATCGAAG GGGGCTGGAACATGGATGGTAAAGGTCCTAGCATATGGGACACGTTCTGTCATGCTAAGGGAAAAGTGTATGAAGATCAGACAGGAGATGTGGCCTGCAACAGCtaccagctttgggatgaggaCTTGAAGTGTATACAGCAGTTAGGCCTCACTCACTACCGTCTGTCGTTCTCTTGGTCTCGACTGCTTCCTGATGGAACCACAAACTGTGTCAACCCAAAAG GTGTAATGTACTATAACAAAGTGATTAATGACCTAATTGCTAACGCTGTTACACCCATGGTCACTCTGTACCACTTTGACCTACCTCAGGCCCTGGAGAATCATGGTGGGTGGAAGTCTCCAGACATTGCAGATTTCTTTGACTCATATGCCAGGTTCTGCTTTGAGACGTTTGGGGACCGGGTGAAGCTTTGGATTACAGTGAATGAGCCGTATGTGTGTGCTAAATTTGGGTACGAGGATGGCATTTTTGCCCCAGGACTCAAAGAGCCAGGTACCTCTGTTTACCTTGTGGGCCACAACATGCTGCGTGCCCACGCTAGAGCCTGGCACAGTTATGATGCCAATTTCAGACATCTCCAAGGAGGGAAAGTGTCTATAGCTCTTAACAGTGATTGGGCCGTGCCTTTGGACCCTGCTTCTCCCAAGGATGTAGAAGCCACAGCACGATATATGGACTTCATTCTGGGCTGGTTTGCCTGCCCTGTGTTCTGCACTGGAGACTATCCAGAGACCATGAAGTCCAGAATTGAGGCTAGGAACCTGGAACTAGGGTTCTCCAAGGCCCCTCGTTTGCCAAAGTTTCTGGAGGATGAGCCCAACCCCTTAGGCACGGCAGACTTCTTTGCATTGAACTACTACACTTCACGCAAAGTGAAGGACACCAGTTCTCATCGCAGTGAGCTCAGTTTCAGTGGAGATCAGGCAGCAGAGGGTGTAACAGATCAGTCATGGCCAGTTTGTGGGGTTTCCTGGCTAGCTGTAGTGCCAGAAGGCCTGCGCAAGTTGCTGAAATACATAAAG GAGACCTACAACAACCCTGCCATTTACATCACTGAAAACGGCTTCTCACAGACGGGACCTGTTCAACTTGAGGATATTGACCGCTGCCAGTTTTACCAGGACACCCTTCAGGAAATAGCCAAAG CTCTCAGAGAGGATGGTGTGGATGTGAGGGGGTATTTTGCTTGGTCACTCTTAGATAACTTTGAGTGGACGGAGGGCTTCAGTGTGCGATTTGGTCTCTTTCATGTGGACTGCTACAGTGCTGAGCTGAAGCGCAGCATTTACCGCTCTG GTGCAGAACTTTGA